A part of Fimbriiglobus ruber genomic DNA contains:
- a CDS encoding MFS transporter: MSTATAPAPATQSSERTQHLLAAVAVVPVLASVYQTLVLTDVTSDVIRKGIEGDSYQMIWTNVAWGVSVLYGLFGGIAWMARHGARSALTIGLVVFALGNLLCGAAADVDTLCGAKLVEGIGKGMVIVVGRSTLYKQFDRAVLVAIGVYGVLAYATRPTTPLFTAYVDDALSWWWVFWVNVPIALAGLVLVRAFFRPDRPPRPLPLRIDWLAVTLLAGWAVSLTFAFGWYRKWGGWSSNEFAAVAVAAAVLPVVLVVRVWGGANPDEHLTRVLKVRGYVIAMSTRMLLIVNLLAVLTLMAVYMVNLRDYPREAAGEILASASLPMAATTLLTTVFHRRALRPLMLLVGALGSSACVWWMSSVDNFTPKEDVSLMLAVWGGFVGLLPPVFLTDEVEVIDPRDGLYAGALGAVCLIVPLVLVPTAMQTAVSEWTDRAVDVQRLNLREERPAVRDAAAAVADDYRQRGATPGEAQELAGVALGAYVKLEATARGMSGGLRFLSLTTGVLGLVVGLLRLFAPSPPLRKITP, translated from the coding sequence ATGAGCACCGCCACCGCCCCGGCCCCGGCCACCCAATCTTCCGAGCGCACCCAGCACCTTCTCGCGGCCGTGGCGGTGGTGCCCGTCCTGGCCAGCGTCTACCAGACGCTCGTCCTGACCGACGTGACCTCGGACGTGATCCGCAAGGGGATCGAGGGCGACTCGTACCAGATGATCTGGACGAACGTCGCCTGGGGCGTGTCGGTCCTCTACGGACTCTTCGGCGGCATCGCGTGGATGGCCCGGCACGGGGCCCGGTCGGCCCTCACCATCGGGCTCGTCGTGTTCGCCCTGGGCAACCTGCTGTGCGGGGCCGCCGCCGACGTCGACACCCTCTGCGGGGCGAAGTTGGTCGAGGGCATCGGCAAGGGGATGGTCATCGTCGTGGGCCGCTCGACCCTGTACAAGCAATTCGACCGGGCGGTCCTCGTGGCCATCGGCGTCTACGGCGTCCTCGCCTACGCCACCCGGCCGACCACCCCGCTGTTCACCGCCTACGTCGACGACGCGCTCTCCTGGTGGTGGGTCTTCTGGGTCAACGTCCCGATCGCCCTCGCCGGGCTCGTCCTGGTCCGCGCGTTCTTCCGGCCCGACCGGCCGCCCAGGCCGCTGCCGCTCCGGATCGACTGGCTCGCGGTCACCCTGCTCGCCGGGTGGGCGGTCAGCCTGACGTTCGCGTTCGGGTGGTACCGGAAGTGGGGCGGGTGGTCGTCGAACGAGTTCGCAGCGGTCGCGGTCGCGGCGGCGGTCTTGCCGGTCGTACTCGTCGTCCGCGTGTGGGGCGGGGCCAACCCGGACGAACACCTGACGCGGGTGCTGAAGGTCCGCGGCTACGTGATCGCGATGAGTACCCGGATGCTCCTAATCGTCAACCTGCTCGCAGTGCTGACGCTGATGGCCGTGTACATGGTGAACCTCCGCGACTACCCGCGGGAGGCGGCCGGCGAGATCCTCGCCTCCGCATCACTCCCGATGGCGGCGACCACCCTTCTGACCACGGTGTTCCACCGTCGGGCGCTTCGGCCGCTGATGTTGCTCGTCGGGGCGCTCGGCAGCTCGGCGTGCGTCTGGTGGATGTCGTCGGTCGACAATTTCACGCCGAAGGAAGACGTATCGCTGATGCTCGCGGTGTGGGGCGGGTTCGTCGGCCTCCTCCCGCCGGTGTTCCTAACCGACGAGGTGGAGGTGATCGACCCGCGGGACGGGCTCTACGCCGGGGCTCTGGGGGCCGTGTGCCTGATCGTTCCGCTGGTGCTGGTCCCGACGGCCATGCAAACGGCCGTCTCGGAGTGGACGGACCGCGCGGTCGACGTCCAGCGATTGAACCTGCGGGAGGAGCGGCCGGCGGTGCGGGACGCGGCCGCGGCGGTGGCCGACGACTACCGGCAGCGCGGCGCGACCCCGGGTGAGGCCCAGGAACTCGCGGGTGTCGCCCTCGGGGCGTATGTGAAGCTCGAAGCCACGGCCCGCGGGATGAGCGGCGGCCTGCGATTCCTGAGCCTGACCACTGGTGTCCTCGGGCTCGTCGTCGGTCTACTACGATTGTTCGCCCCGAGCCCGCCTCTGCGGAAGATCACCCCGTGA
- a CDS encoding HlyD family secretion protein: protein MSTAPAPNPPAAPASPTPAPAAAPPHSWWRWPRRAILLIVVAAAAVFVVPPAAVWVKYRSGHSLTDDAFVETHIVNIAPEAVAGRVVRFTADENDRVEAGQVLAEIDPTPYRDQVELAKAKLATAEAELKRQEIALARLKLDVPLQIEIARRTRDAARADRAKADESVKVTEDEVERGIEEAKAALDAATADLALAQIEYDRFADLFKQNAVPQRKWDEVTRTRDAAAAHVRLAEAKLAKAKGDRGKIQVTRKTLEAAETGVGKAEKSVDLATTGNEQIAETEQLAVVKRQTVEEARRGLVAAENTLGYTKIRAPFPGVVVRRARNLGDFASPGVAVLSLYNPDLLYVTANLEETRLRGVAPGNGVRLDIDAFSEPFRGRVVWVNKSTGAQFSLMPRNVVSGEFTKVVQRVPVRIAIEKDDRWPQLRAGLSVRVAIEHGPGDPAWAETAAREMTALETKFNLPTSDAPKPTP, encoded by the coding sequence ATGAGTACCGCCCCGGCCCCGAATCCTCCCGCCGCGCCCGCGAGTCCGACGCCCGCCCCGGCAGCGGCCCCGCCCCACTCCTGGTGGCGGTGGCCGCGGCGGGCGATTCTTCTGATCGTCGTTGCCGCCGCCGCGGTCTTCGTCGTTCCCCCGGCGGCCGTTTGGGTGAAGTACCGCAGCGGGCACTCGCTCACCGACGACGCGTTCGTCGAGACCCACATCGTCAACATCGCCCCGGAGGCCGTGGCCGGCCGCGTCGTTCGCTTCACCGCCGACGAGAACGACCGCGTCGAGGCCGGCCAGGTACTCGCGGAGATCGACCCCACCCCGTACCGCGACCAGGTCGAACTCGCGAAGGCGAAGCTGGCCACGGCGGAGGCCGAGTTGAAGCGGCAGGAGATCGCCCTCGCCCGGCTCAAGCTCGACGTGCCGCTCCAGATCGAGATCGCCAGGCGCACCCGCGACGCGGCGCGGGCCGACCGGGCCAAGGCCGACGAGTCTGTCAAAGTAACCGAGGACGAGGTCGAACGCGGGATCGAGGAGGCGAAGGCGGCGCTGGACGCGGCGACGGCCGATCTCGCGCTGGCCCAGATCGAGTACGACCGGTTCGCCGACCTGTTCAAGCAGAATGCCGTGCCCCAGCGGAAGTGGGACGAGGTGACCCGGACCCGGGACGCGGCCGCCGCACACGTCCGGTTGGCCGAAGCGAAGCTGGCGAAGGCCAAGGGGGATCGGGGCAAGATCCAGGTCACCCGCAAGACCCTGGAGGCGGCCGAGACCGGGGTCGGGAAGGCCGAGAAGTCCGTGGACCTGGCCACGACCGGCAACGAGCAGATCGCCGAGACCGAACAACTCGCCGTGGTGAAGCGGCAGACGGTCGAGGAGGCGCGGCGGGGACTGGTCGCGGCCGAGAACACTCTGGGCTACACGAAAATCAGAGCCCCGTTCCCGGGCGTGGTCGTCCGCCGGGCGCGGAACCTGGGCGACTTCGCCTCGCCCGGCGTCGCGGTCCTGAGCCTGTACAACCCGGACCTGCTTTACGTCACGGCGAACCTGGAGGAGACCCGCCTCCGCGGCGTCGCCCCGGGCAACGGGGTGCGACTGGACATCGACGCGTTTTCCGAACCGTTCCGCGGCCGGGTGGTGTGGGTCAACAAGTCCACCGGGGCGCAATTCTCCCTGATGCCCCGGAACGTGGTGAGCGGGGAGTTCACCAAGGTGGTCCAGCGGGTGCCGGTCCGGATCGCGATCGAGAAGGACGACCGGTGGCCGCAGTTGCGGGCCGGGCTGTCGGTACGGGTGGCCATCGAACACGGCCCCGGCGACCCGGCCTGGGCCGAGACGGCGGCCCGCGAGATGACCGCGCTGGAGACCAAGTTCAATCTCCCGACAAGTGACGCCCCCAAGCCAACACCATGA
- a CDS encoding TolC family protein, with the protein MMYRTITVRRLLLAGGAAASAAGCGGPDRYRSSFDQRVLPPSVATVATRQQVTKPPDGGLQQARADIPAAAPVSVPAAVPVPATPAPAEPAPQITDGRCASGPLSLPDAVALAYRMQPRLRVFLEGVVQARGTERIALAPFLPTATAGYSVGGFDLNAGGAPVPIGAGTPNFTFLPFTGSVPIGLNLNTGYEMAELRVQWLLADFGRRMGRHRQAELGVDVAQLQTDRAYQTVANDVALAYYQVLRARSLKRIAEETVRRAEDDLDVAKKLEKGGVIEKEKALRAEVLLSQARRGLDVAEAGVGNTVSALNLAVGLNVSAPTEVVAPPDFPEFGLTLADCLGQAVSGRRELVVAQLSIQSAQVGGGVARAEFRPKIEAGGALMDFQQSAPRAQADLAVGFIKLEWGLFEGGRRVGEVRIADSKTRAAAAQAESLADTIAFQVNEAYRQLVVARREIDRSKPAVEQAREAYRLLKARFAKGDATPAEVTDAETSLTRAELDQLNSTYDYLTALAKLNFAMGLQPDAAGSAPPARR; encoded by the coding sequence ATGATGTACCGGACGATCACGGTTCGGAGACTGCTACTCGCCGGGGGCGCGGCGGCATCCGCGGCCGGTTGCGGCGGGCCGGATCGCTATCGCTCGTCCTTCGACCAGCGGGTTCTGCCGCCGTCAGTTGCGACGGTTGCTACGCGGCAGCAGGTAACCAAACCACCCGACGGCGGGCTGCAGCAGGCGCGAGCCGATATTCCCGCGGCCGCACCGGTATCGGTGCCCGCGGCCGTCCCGGTGCCCGCAACACCGGCGCCGGCGGAGCCTGCGCCACAGATCACCGACGGACGGTGTGCCTCCGGACCGCTCTCGCTCCCGGACGCCGTCGCCCTCGCGTATCGCATGCAGCCGCGGTTGCGGGTGTTCCTCGAAGGGGTCGTGCAGGCGCGGGGGACGGAGCGAATCGCACTCGCACCGTTCCTCCCGACGGCAACCGCGGGCTACTCGGTGGGCGGGTTCGACCTGAACGCCGGCGGGGCACCGGTGCCGATCGGCGCGGGCACCCCGAACTTCACCTTCCTGCCGTTCACCGGGTCGGTCCCGATCGGGCTGAACCTGAACACCGGCTACGAGATGGCCGAACTGCGGGTCCAGTGGCTGCTCGCGGACTTCGGCCGGCGGATGGGCCGTCACCGGCAGGCCGAGTTGGGCGTGGACGTCGCCCAGCTTCAGACCGACCGGGCATATCAGACGGTCGCCAACGACGTCGCCCTCGCCTATTATCAGGTACTTCGCGCCCGGAGCCTGAAGCGGATCGCCGAGGAGACGGTCCGCCGGGCCGAGGACGACCTCGACGTGGCGAAGAAGTTGGAGAAGGGCGGAGTCATCGAGAAGGAGAAGGCGCTACGGGCCGAAGTGCTGCTCTCCCAAGCGCGGCGGGGGCTGGACGTCGCGGAGGCCGGGGTCGGTAACACGGTGTCGGCCCTGAACCTCGCCGTCGGGTTGAACGTCAGCGCCCCGACGGAGGTCGTGGCTCCCCCGGATTTCCCGGAATTCGGGCTGACGCTCGCGGACTGTCTCGGCCAGGCCGTCTCCGGCAGGCGGGAACTGGTGGTCGCCCAGCTGTCAATCCAGTCGGCCCAGGTGGGCGGGGGCGTCGCCCGGGCGGAGTTCCGGCCGAAGATCGAGGCCGGGGGTGCGCTCATGGACTTTCAGCAATCCGCGCCCCGGGCCCAGGCCGACCTCGCGGTCGGATTCATCAAGCTGGAGTGGGGGCTGTTCGAGGGCGGGCGGCGGGTTGGGGAAGTGCGGATCGCCGACTCGAAAACTCGGGCGGCCGCGGCCCAGGCGGAATCGCTGGCCGACACGATCGCCTTCCAGGTGAACGAGGCCTACCGCCAACTGGTCGTGGCCCGCCGGGAGATCGACCGGTCGAAGCCGGCGGTCGAGCAGGCCCGGGAGGCGTACCGGCTGCTCAAGGCCCGGTTCGCCAAGGGGGACGCGACGCCCGCGGAGGTGACCGACGCCGAGACGTCGCTCACGCGGGCCGAGCTGGACCAGCTGAACTCCACCTACGACTACCTGACCGCCCTGGCCAAGCTGAACTTCGCGATGGGACTCCAGCCGGACGCGGCGGGCTCGGCCCCGCCGGCCCGCCGCTGA
- a CDS encoding universal stress protein produces MTAFKKILVPTDFSPAAAEAFRTAVALAKVEGGEVVVAHVTRAPAVVVENGQIIPGSTAAEPLNLWNMFRTAVSDDSNVPVTHEVVVAARVSAAGILGMLEKFGCDLIVIGSHGHGRLRRLLRGSITDGVVRRARCPVLVVKAPTARAAAPVKPATAQPRRVA; encoded by the coding sequence GTGACCGCGTTCAAGAAAATCCTCGTTCCAACCGACTTCTCGCCGGCGGCAGCGGAAGCGTTCCGGACCGCGGTCGCGCTCGCCAAGGTCGAGGGGGGCGAGGTGGTGGTGGCCCACGTCACCCGGGCGCCGGCGGTTGTGGTCGAGAACGGCCAGATCATCCCCGGCAGTACCGCGGCCGAGCCACTCAACCTGTGGAACATGTTCCGGACGGCCGTGTCGGACGACTCCAACGTCCCCGTCACTCACGAGGTCGTTGTGGCCGCCCGGGTTTCGGCGGCGGGAATCCTCGGGATGCTGGAGAAGTTCGGGTGCGACCTGATCGTGATCGGGTCGCACGGACACGGTCGGCTGCGGCGGCTGCTCCGCGGGAGCATCACCGACGGGGTGGTGCGCCGCGCCCGCTGCCCGGTGCTCGTCGTGAAGGCCCCAACCGCTCGGGCGGCGGCACCGGTGAAGCCCGCAACCGCCCAGCCCCGCAGAGTCGCGTGA
- a CDS encoding NAD(P)/FAD-dependent oxidoreductase, whose amino-acid sequence MDSTSATEASFPRIIIVGGGFGGLAAARALSKAPARVLLIDKTNHHVFQPLLYQVATSVLSPEHIAAPIRHVLHRQTNVTVLQATVTGVDVGKKVCLVDGVPLPLPYDYLVLATGVRHSYFGHNEYAEYAPGLKTLTDAVQFRNKILGAFEICERTPTPQDHLELLTFVVVGGGPTGVELAGAIAELARQTLAAEFRRFDPASLKLILVEAGPRILPSFAESLAAAATAKLTKLGVEVRTGAPVEKVDAEGVIVRGERIRTRNVFWAAGVKGSPAAHWLGVEADRAGRAKVLADCSVPAHPEIFVVGDTACLEEGGKPLPGVAQVAIQQGRYVGRLIAGRLKGEPAPPAFKYFDKGNLATVGRNFAVMEAFGIRTAGLFAKLVWAFVHIQFLVLTSSRIGTLFRWSWKLLTRQRLARLIIEPESPRDARSQPVHS is encoded by the coding sequence ATGGATTCCACTTCGGCGACTGAGGCATCCTTTCCGCGGATCATCATCGTGGGCGGGGGCTTCGGCGGTCTCGCGGCTGCCCGCGCCTTGAGTAAGGCTCCGGCCCGTGTACTCCTCATCGACAAGACCAACCACCACGTCTTCCAACCGCTCCTCTACCAGGTGGCCACCTCGGTCCTGTCACCCGAACACATTGCGGCACCGATCCGTCACGTCTTGCACAGGCAGACCAACGTCACCGTGCTCCAGGCTACTGTCACTGGAGTGGATGTCGGGAAAAAGGTGTGCCTCGTGGATGGGGTGCCGCTCCCCTTGCCCTACGACTACCTCGTACTCGCGACCGGGGTTCGGCACAGCTACTTCGGTCACAACGAGTACGCGGAGTATGCCCCGGGCCTGAAAACCCTCACCGACGCCGTTCAGTTCCGCAACAAGATTTTGGGAGCGTTCGAGATCTGCGAACGGACCCCCACCCCCCAAGACCATCTCGAATTGTTGACGTTCGTCGTCGTCGGCGGCGGTCCCACGGGCGTGGAACTGGCCGGGGCGATTGCGGAGTTGGCGCGTCAAACACTGGCCGCCGAGTTCCGCCGGTTCGACCCCGCTTCGCTCAAGCTGATCCTTGTGGAGGCGGGCCCTCGCATTCTGCCTTCGTTCGCCGAGTCGCTCGCGGCAGCCGCGACCGCCAAGCTGACGAAACTGGGAGTGGAAGTCCGCACGGGCGCCCCGGTCGAAAAGGTGGACGCCGAAGGGGTCATCGTGCGGGGAGAACGAATCCGGACCAGGAATGTGTTCTGGGCGGCAGGTGTGAAGGGTTCTCCGGCAGCGCACTGGTTGGGGGTCGAGGCGGATCGAGCTGGTCGCGCCAAGGTACTCGCCGACTGCTCGGTCCCGGCCCATCCGGAAATCTTCGTCGTGGGAGACACGGCCTGCCTGGAGGAGGGCGGCAAACCTCTGCCGGGCGTTGCCCAGGTCGCCATCCAGCAAGGCCGCTACGTCGGCCGCCTGATCGCGGGCCGGCTGAAGGGGGAACCCGCCCCGCCCGCGTTCAAATACTTCGACAAGGGGAACCTGGCCACGGTCGGTCGCAACTTTGCCGTCATGGAGGCGTTCGGCATCCGCACCGCCGGGCTGTTCGCCAAGCTCGTGTGGGCCTTCGTCCACATTCAGTTCCTGGTTCTGACGAGCAGCCGAATCGGGACGCTGTTCCGGTGGTCGTGGAAACTCCTGACCCGTCAGCGACTCGCGCGCCTCATCATCGAGCCGGAGTCTCCGCGGGACGCACGCTCCCAGCCGGTACACAGTTAG